A window of Tautonia plasticadhaerens contains these coding sequences:
- a CDS encoding alpha/beta hydrolase, whose amino-acid sequence MRAASTGFAWLLPLVGQIALAQSAPAQDAPAEPAPAVEAFKPASSNQGGKEYPQVNSEGRARFRIVAPEARSVRVPEWGGIDLTKGEDGAWVGTTRPLDEGFHYYRINIDGADVPDPGSKPFYGAGRWGSAIEIPAEDQDFYAVEDVPHGQLREVLYHSESTDATRRCFVYTPPGYDEDTSKRYPVLYLQHGAFEDETGWGNQGRANLIMDNLIAAGESKPFIIVMDNGGNNFAGGPRRGAPPAPGGAGGRPPGRPRFDFSGFAKIMTDELIPFIDAHFRTIADQPHRAMAGLSMGGAQTRQITLANLDTFSHIGLFSGGSIAADDPALADPEAFKEKVEVLFVSYGSRENTAAAKANHEALEAAGIVNTYYESPNTAHEWQTWRRSLYRFAPLLFRD is encoded by the coding sequence ATGAGAGCAGCGTCGACGGGGTTCGCATGGCTTCTCCCGCTGGTCGGCCAGATCGCCCTGGCGCAATCCGCCCCGGCTCAGGACGCCCCGGCCGAGCCCGCGCCGGCCGTGGAGGCCTTCAAGCCGGCGTCCTCCAACCAGGGCGGCAAGGAGTATCCCCAGGTCAACTCCGAGGGCCGCGCCCGATTCCGCATCGTCGCCCCCGAGGCCCGGAGCGTGCGGGTGCCCGAGTGGGGCGGGATCGACCTGACCAAGGGCGAGGACGGCGCCTGGGTCGGCACCACGCGCCCCCTGGACGAGGGGTTCCACTACTACCGGATCAACATCGACGGCGCCGACGTCCCGGACCCCGGCAGCAAGCCCTTCTACGGGGCCGGCCGCTGGGGCAGCGCCATCGAGATCCCCGCCGAGGACCAGGACTTCTATGCCGTCGAGGACGTCCCGCACGGCCAGCTCCGCGAGGTCCTCTACCACTCCGAGAGCACCGACGCCACGCGCCGCTGCTTCGTCTACACGCCTCCCGGCTATGACGAGGACACCAGTAAGCGGTACCCGGTGTTGTATCTCCAGCACGGCGCGTTCGAGGACGAGACCGGGTGGGGGAATCAGGGACGCGCGAACCTGATCATGGACAACCTGATCGCGGCGGGCGAGTCGAAGCCGTTCATCATCGTGATGGACAACGGCGGCAACAACTTCGCCGGCGGGCCCCGGCGTGGCGCCCCCCCCGCCCCCGGCGGCGCCGGCGGCCGGCCCCCCGGGCGCCCGAGGTTCGACTTCTCCGGCTTCGCGAAGATCATGACCGACGAGCTGATCCCCTTCATCGACGCCCACTTTCGCACGATCGCCGACCAGCCGCATCGGGCCATGGCGGGGCTGTCGATGGGCGGGGCGCAGACCCGGCAGATCACCCTGGCCAACCTCGACACGTTCTCGCACATCGGGCTCTTCAGCGGCGGCAGCATCGCGGCGGACGATCCGGCGCTGGCCGACCCGGAGGCCTTCAAGGAGAAGGTCGAGGTGCTGTTCGTCAGCTACGGCAGCAGGGAGAACACCGCCGCCGCGAAGGCGAACCACGAGGCCCTGGAAGCGGCCGGCATCGTGAACACCTACTACGAATCGCCCAACACGGCCCACGAGTGGCAGACCTGGCGGCGGAGCCTCTACCGGTTCGCGCCGCTGCTGTTCCGGGACTAA
- a CDS encoding carboxypeptidase-like regulatory domain-containing protein, with protein MTVDEPIAERCSGRLRVEVFAYPDAEGKGPFLPQYPSLGGVTVDFVQVDTGASDSQMIDLNGSTWDLIQGCYTVSARPTAGYDPQKTTYFASEGKDDQQIHPGEAVLVATGRETLVRIGLVPEPSPVEVRVYLTTGREANSECRWPIHKARIDVDQCGRRIDCNPTDEDGRVQFSLNSTEATILKLKQTQRIQGRVYRLSGPSEVRVMPKPGQTSYVEFAYAPATARIRVDAFYDPPAGSGQSKSRVSKVEFALVAAGAEGGGKKGWLRTGTSGGGPVVFDDLDETSYTIEAVSWPPEHKGRPIAPSDPAGRRQTVLASVDDSAVVEFLFGPLLGRVQGVVHGDEGGLEGVPLVLIAEDGARFDAVSGPDGLYVFEGVPPGPVEVDPRDSKLELRDATWILVERDEAAESASHSGNGTGRDGSDGSGGHSHRRTLRVAASRTAHGPDFRFKRDLPRIIGDIVDEQDRAIPYAEVLIFDQSGRNELDRVFCDEHGKFVWVAPRSGDYLVTPRFRGSGEVATRTPVKVRSDAFVRLKARSYRPPGDEPPPGRGHGELAGNVADITTFPLQIDGIRHAAMPSGSTASSAGAPMAPMSRLVGDTIRQVLGWQPRPDDPKGFTGALKQSFTCVEEDGTSVCKWTPRTYAVHTDLSGGIAGPQASLHIRAKDALDKFLPLLKGLNPLRLNADDEDVEALRSAVEIQASALISELGQPGGPRVPRVDQIFRTLLGIEDRITDPSEVGGLMQVIRDELGLKDELVNTVEEERNVTNYFIMVDYLTGLRQSWTINRSYFDRSGEAQPFFGTQLVLLSRSLSVVAESVEELRSTFDSVFIGPAERQTLEIAFPSTVSPPGGPTAAVIGTRAMILEDLLRWVADFAAHEGPRYIQDGGKFAVRNAFLPIVETLRNLAFGALSPANEQALPRGYSTTRVKRAIKELALHLNELHRLAEPLNHTIPSQS; from the coding sequence GTGACCGTCGACGAGCCGATCGCGGAACGATGCTCGGGGCGGCTCCGGGTGGAGGTGTTCGCCTACCCCGACGCCGAGGGCAAGGGCCCCTTCCTGCCGCAATATCCGTCCCTGGGCGGCGTCACGGTCGACTTCGTTCAGGTCGACACGGGCGCCTCCGACTCTCAGATGATCGACTTGAACGGCTCCACATGGGACCTGATTCAGGGCTGCTACACGGTGTCCGCGCGGCCGACGGCCGGCTACGACCCCCAGAAGACCACCTATTTCGCTTCCGAGGGCAAGGACGACCAACAAATCCACCCCGGGGAGGCGGTCCTGGTCGCGACGGGTCGGGAGACGCTGGTGCGGATCGGGCTGGTGCCCGAACCCTCGCCCGTCGAGGTCCGCGTCTATCTCACCACCGGCCGCGAAGCCAACTCGGAATGCCGATGGCCCATCCACAAGGCCAGGATCGACGTCGATCAGTGCGGGAGGAGGATCGACTGCAACCCCACCGATGAGGACGGTCGGGTCCAGTTCTCGCTCAATTCGACCGAAGCGACAATCCTCAAGCTCAAGCAGACGCAACGGATCCAGGGGCGCGTGTACCGCCTCAGCGGCCCGTCGGAAGTTCGGGTCATGCCGAAGCCGGGGCAGACGTCCTACGTCGAGTTCGCCTACGCCCCGGCGACGGCCAGGATCCGCGTCGATGCGTTCTACGACCCACCGGCCGGTTCGGGCCAGTCGAAATCCCGCGTCTCCAAGGTAGAGTTCGCCCTGGTCGCCGCCGGGGCCGAGGGCGGGGGGAAGAAGGGATGGCTCCGGACCGGCACGTCCGGGGGCGGGCCGGTCGTCTTCGATGACCTCGACGAGACCTCCTATACGATCGAGGCCGTCTCCTGGCCCCCGGAGCACAAGGGGAGGCCGATCGCCCCCTCCGATCCGGCCGGCAGGCGCCAGACGGTCCTGGCGAGCGTCGACGACTCGGCCGTCGTCGAGTTCCTGTTCGGGCCCCTCCTCGGCCGCGTACAAGGTGTCGTTCACGGCGACGAGGGTGGCCTGGAAGGCGTCCCGCTCGTCCTCATCGCGGAGGACGGGGCCAGGTTCGATGCCGTGAGCGGGCCCGACGGCCTTTACGTCTTCGAGGGGGTGCCCCCGGGCCCGGTCGAGGTCGACCCGAGGGACTCGAAACTCGAACTCCGCGATGCCACCTGGATCCTGGTCGAGCGGGACGAGGCGGCCGAATCGGCCAGCCATTCCGGCAACGGCACCGGGCGGGACGGGTCGGACGGCAGCGGCGGGCACTCGCATCGGCGAACCCTCCGCGTGGCGGCCTCCCGGACGGCCCACGGCCCGGACTTCCGCTTCAAGCGGGACCTGCCCCGCATCATCGGCGACATCGTTGACGAGCAGGACCGCGCGATCCCCTACGCCGAGGTGCTCATCTTCGACCAGTCCGGCCGGAACGAGCTGGATCGGGTCTTCTGCGACGAGCACGGCAAGTTCGTCTGGGTCGCGCCGCGATCGGGCGACTACCTCGTCACGCCCCGCTTCCGGGGCTCGGGCGAGGTCGCGACCAGGACCCCCGTCAAGGTCCGGTCGGATGCCTTCGTCCGCCTCAAGGCCCGCTCGTACCGCCCCCCGGGCGACGAACCGCCCCCGGGCCGGGGCCACGGCGAGCTGGCCGGCAACGTCGCCGACATCACCACCTTCCCGCTCCAGATCGACGGGATCCGCCACGCGGCGATGCCCTCGGGTTCGACGGCATCCTCGGCCGGGGCCCCGATGGCGCCGATGAGCCGGCTGGTCGGCGACACGATCCGCCAGGTCCTCGGCTGGCAGCCGCGCCCCGACGACCCGAAGGGCTTCACCGGCGCCCTGAAGCAGTCCTTCACCTGCGTCGAGGAGGACGGGACGAGCGTCTGCAAGTGGACCCCGCGGACCTACGCCGTCCACACCGACCTGTCGGGCGGCATCGCCGGCCCGCAGGCCAGCCTGCACATCCGCGCCAAGGACGCCCTGGACAAATTCCTGCCGCTGCTCAAGGGCCTCAATCCCCTCCGGCTGAACGCCGACGACGAGGATGTCGAGGCGCTGCGATCGGCCGTCGAGATCCAGGCCTCCGCCCTCATCTCCGAGCTCGGCCAGCCGGGAGGCCCGCGCGTCCCCCGCGTCGACCAGATCTTCCGGACCCTGCTCGGCATCGAAGACAGGATCACCGACCCGTCCGAGGTCGGCGGCCTGATGCAGGTCATCCGCGACGAGCTCGGCCTGAAGGACGAGCTGGTCAACACCGTCGAGGAGGAGCGGAACGTCACGAATTACTTCATCATGGTCGACTACCTGACCGGCTTGCGGCAGAGCTGGACGATCAACCGGTCCTACTTCGACCGCTCGGGCGAGGCACAGCCGTTCTTCGGCACGCAGCTGGTGCTGCTGTCGCGGTCGCTCTCGGTGGTCGCCGAGTCGGTCGAGGAGCTGCGGTCGACCTTCGACAGCGTCTTCATCGGCCCGGCCGAGCGGCAGACGCTCGAGATCGCCTTCCCCTCCACCGTCTCGCCGCCCGGCGGCCCGACCGCGGCCGTGATCGGCACCCGCGCGATGATCCTGGAGGATCTGCTGCGGTGGGTCGCCGACTTCGCGGCCCACGAGGGGCCGCGGTACATTCAGGACGGCGGCAAGTTCGCCGTCAGGAACGCCTTCCTGCCGATCGTCGAGACGCTCAGGAACCTGGCCTTCGGCGCCCTCTCCCCGGCGAACGAGCAGGCCCTGCCGCGGGGCTACTCGACCACGCGGGTCAAGCGTGCGATCAAGGAGCTGGCGCTGCACCTCAACGAGCTGCACCGGCTGGCCGAACCGCTGAACCATACCATCCCGTCGCAGAGCTAG
- the tnpC gene encoding IS66 family transposase: MKDQPPIDQPLWDGLPAEARAAVSALVDSYERWLAELEQRLGRNSTNSSRPPSSDPPSLKRRRPPAPHSGRKRGGQPGHRRHVRPLVPPERLRQVVECRPPSCRRCGDALAGDDPEPIRHQVAEVPPIQPVVDEYRLHRLKCPRCRTTTCAKLPPGVPIGAFRPRLRAALSVLAGAYRLGKRPIRQLACDLLGLSISAGVICRLERQWAAELEAPVEGLREHDRAAASAHIDETSWWQGRDKMWLWAAITKGATGFTIAKSRGAAVAKAMLGTDRRKVVISDRFKSYAWVKRRQFCWAHLRRDFQAMIDRGGEAGEVGRRLLDRSDALFRWWHRVRDGTLARSSFRLYVSWLRDCLRDDLRRGLGCGCAQTAATCRELLAGETHLWTFVRVEGIEPTNNHAERALRHGVIYRKLSGGTDSESGSRFVERMLSVLATCRQQGMNVQDYLTRAYRAHLDGGTVPSLIPAAPPIAPA; the protein is encoded by the coding sequence ATGAAGGATCAGCCGCCGATCGACCAACCGCTCTGGGATGGCTTGCCGGCCGAGGCACGGGCGGCCGTCTCGGCATTGGTCGATTCCTACGAGCGGTGGCTCGCCGAGCTGGAGCAGCGGCTGGGCAGGAACTCCACCAACTCCTCCAGGCCGCCCTCCTCCGATCCCCCGTCACTCAAGCGGCGGCGTCCGCCGGCCCCTCACTCGGGCAGGAAGCGGGGTGGGCAGCCCGGCCACCGCCGACACGTCCGCCCCCTGGTCCCGCCCGAGCGACTCCGGCAGGTCGTCGAATGCAGGCCGCCGTCCTGCCGCCGGTGCGGCGACGCCCTCGCCGGCGACGACCCCGAACCGATCCGGCATCAGGTCGCCGAGGTGCCGCCGATCCAGCCCGTGGTCGATGAGTACCGGCTCCATCGCCTGAAGTGCCCCCGCTGTCGCACCACCACCTGTGCGAAGCTGCCTCCGGGTGTGCCCATCGGGGCGTTCAGGCCACGGTTGCGGGCCGCCCTGAGCGTCCTGGCGGGGGCCTACCGCCTCGGCAAGCGCCCGATCCGGCAACTCGCCTGCGACCTGCTCGGCCTGTCGATCTCCGCCGGGGTGATCTGCCGCCTGGAGCGGCAGTGGGCCGCCGAGTTGGAAGCCCCGGTCGAGGGGCTCCGAGAGCATGACCGCGCCGCCGCCTCGGCCCACATCGACGAGACCTCGTGGTGGCAGGGCCGGGACAAGATGTGGCTGTGGGCGGCCATCACCAAAGGGGCGACGGGCTTCACCATCGCCAAGTCCCGGGGGGCTGCGGTCGCCAAGGCCATGCTGGGGACCGATCGCCGCAAGGTGGTCATCAGCGATCGGTTCAAGAGCTACGCCTGGGTCAAGCGTCGCCAGTTCTGCTGGGCCCACCTCCGCCGGGATTTCCAGGCGATGATCGACCGGGGCGGCGAGGCGGGCGAGGTCGGCCGGCGGTTGCTCGACCGCTCCGACGCCCTGTTTCGGTGGTGGCATCGGGTGCGGGACGGGACGCTGGCCCGGTCGAGCTTCCGGCTCTATGTCTCGTGGCTGCGGGACTGCCTGCGGGACGACCTGCGTCGGGGGCTGGGGTGCGGCTGCGCTCAGACGGCGGCGACGTGCCGGGAGTTGCTGGCCGGCGAGACGCACCTCTGGACGTTCGTGCGAGTCGAGGGGATCGAGCCGACGAACAACCACGCCGAGCGTGCACTGCGGCACGGGGTGATCTACCGCAAGCTCAGCGGCGGGACCGACAGCGAGTCGGGGAGCCGGTTCGTGGAGCGGATGCTCTCGGTGTTGGCGACCTGCCGCCAGCAGGGAATGAATGTGCAGGACTACCTCACCCGAGCCTACCGGGCGCATCTCGACGGCGGTACAGTCCCGTCGCTCATCCCGGCTGCCCCACCCATTGCGCCGGCCTGA
- a CDS encoding dipeptidase — translation MDDAVARALAYAKAARPGFVAQLKDFVRIPSVSADPRHAADVRRCADWLARDLRRIGMPRVRVIATPRNPIVYADWLGAPGRPTVLIYGHYDVQPADPPDAWRTPPFEPTVRGDDLFGRGASDDKGPLFAHVKALESFLRTRGTPPVNIRCLFDGEEEIGSPNLVPWLARHRRALASDLAVISDTRMLGPDRPAMTYSLRGSLGLELEVRGPRRDLHSGAFGGAVHNPLQALCEILARLHHPDGRVAVPGFYDRVRPVGPDERSFMARRGPSDARILRDAGVDRPWGEPGYSLHERTTIRPALTINGLSGGYQGPGGKAVIPASAVAKVGIRLVPDQDPGEISRLVRRHIARLAPPTVRVAVRTLQRARPVHLVHRHPGFQAAAIAYRRGFGTVPVLLRSGGTIPVVDALQSILCTPCILMGFALPDDRMHAPDEKLHLPTFGRAIATCIHFLAEVPVSLSYNEIH, via the coding sequence ATGGATGACGCCGTGGCCCGTGCCCTGGCCTACGCGAAGGCCGCTCGGCCTGGCTTCGTCGCCCAGTTGAAGGACTTCGTCCGCATCCCGTCCGTCAGCGCCGATCCCCGCCACGCCGCCGACGTGCGGCGGTGTGCCGACTGGCTGGCCCGGGACCTCCGCCGGATCGGGATGCCGCGCGTCCGGGTCATCGCCACGCCGCGGAACCCGATCGTCTACGCCGACTGGCTCGGCGCCCCGGGCCGGCCGACCGTCCTGATCTACGGCCATTACGACGTCCAGCCCGCCGATCCCCCGGACGCCTGGCGGACGCCCCCCTTCGAGCCGACCGTGCGCGGCGACGATCTCTTCGGCCGGGGGGCGAGCGACGACAAGGGGCCGCTGTTCGCGCACGTCAAGGCCCTGGAGTCCTTCCTCCGCACCCGCGGCACACCGCCGGTCAACATCCGCTGCCTCTTCGACGGCGAGGAGGAGATCGGCAGCCCCAACCTCGTCCCCTGGTTGGCGCGGCACCGCCGCGCCCTGGCGTCCGACCTCGCCGTGATCTCCGACACCCGGATGCTCGGGCCAGACCGGCCGGCGATGACCTATTCGCTGCGCGGCTCGCTCGGCCTGGAGCTGGAAGTCCGCGGGCCGCGTCGCGACCTGCACTCCGGCGCCTTCGGCGGCGCTGTGCACAACCCGCTCCAGGCCCTCTGCGAGATCCTCGCCCGCCTGCACCACCCCGACGGCCGCGTCGCGGTCCCCGGCTTCTACGACCGCGTCCGCCCCGTCGGCCCAGACGAGCGGTCCTTCATGGCCCGTCGCGGCCCGAGCGACGCCCGCATCCTCCGCGACGCCGGGGTCGATCGTCCCTGGGGAGAGCCCGGCTATTCGCTCCACGAGCGGACGACCATCAGGCCCGCGTTGACGATCAACGGCCTGTCCGGCGGCTACCAGGGCCCCGGCGGGAAGGCCGTTATTCCGGCCTCGGCCGTCGCCAAGGTCGGCATCCGCCTAGTCCCCGACCAGGACCCGGGCGAAATCTCGCGGCTCGTCCGCCGCCATATCGCTCGCCTGGCTCCGCCGACAGTCCGGGTCGCCGTCCGAACGCTCCAACGGGCCCGGCCCGTGCACCTCGTCCACCGCCATCCCGGCTTTCAGGCCGCTGCAATCGCCTATCGTCGCGGGTTCGGGACTGTGCCTGTGCTCCTCCGCTCCGGGGGGACGATTCCCGTGGTCGATGCGCTCCAGTCCATCCTCTGCACCCCGTGCATTCTGATGGGATTCGCGCTGCCCGACGACCGGATGCATGCGCCCGACGAAAAGCTCCATCTCCCCACCTTCGGCCGCGCGATCGCGACCTGTATCCATTTCCTAGCCGAGGTCCCCGTGTCGCTGTCATATAACGAAATACATTAA